CATCAATAAGCCACAATCTACTCACAACGATTACAACCATAACATTGAAGAGGAAGAACAtctataacaaaaaataaaacagtaTATTCacaaaacatatattatttagTAATGTAGCTTGCCACACATAGCTGATTTTCTAAGCTACTTGTGCAGAATTTTTTATGTTCTCCCTTTCAAAGTAAAACTctgaaatggaaaaaaaaatgcaaatggGTACTCTTAAACTATAATCTCAACCACAAAGAACTTCAACCCTGTGCTTTCACCATCTTTATTTCATATCAGGCATGCAAGGAAAGGGAACCCATTagaatatatatgtatacatatacAAACATGCAAAACCCCAGAAGGGGAAAAAAGTCAATCCAATCTGTTGCGAgtcaaaatttagaaaataaaatagtttgaTAAATTAGCTGCATCAATGTATGTGGGTATGCAAATATGGTACCGCAGATTTTGATTGGGGCCTCCAGCTCGAGCAAATTGGGCTGCTGAAGAAAGATTTCTCTGGAAGCAACACAAAGCTGTTTGATCTCAGACTCCGAGAGCTGAACCTGCTTTCCCGGCCGGGCTAATCGGACCTCCGTGAGCCGTCTGATTATGTCATCGAGTACGGCAGGGTCAATCGCTCCCTGCCCTTGCGAGGCCATTCGATTCGATTTTCAGATCCTCGTTTGAACGGCTCAGATTTCCCGTCAGCTACAAAAGAAGAAACCCTAGAAATCCGAATTCGAGAAAAAGggtctctcttttttctgtcTGAGCTGTTATGTCTACGGAGGCTCTCTCTGTCTTGTATGTGCGCTTCGAATTTGGcttttggtttggtgggtcaATTTTTTCAgtgaatatattttataaaaataaaagtaattttCTCGGGAAAAAGAGTGGGAGACGGAAAAGGGAAAGCGAACTGGAAAATATGAGAATAAAATagtgggtttttttaattgggGAGAAGAAAGCGTCAAAATATTGAAGATGGAAGAGACGGCTGCAACTCCTATGTGACGGAGGAGCCTATAatatctgaaaaagaaaagaatgagtAGGGCAGACGACGTCGTAATCCTCTTCCGCGCACAGTTCTGATCTGaacaattttattgttatctGGTTTGGCTGGAGAGAGAATGGGCTTAAATTCTAAGCCCATCCAAATTTGGATGAGTTTGGttaggttttggttttgggttaaCCCAGCTACGTCGTTTTGGAACAAAAACttaatttcttcctttttggtcaaaaaCGTCTTTGGCATTGACATTTTAAAGATGGGGGTCGTTTTCTTTCTGTATTTGACTTGtttgttcatatttttcttggtTTGTTACTCAAGATTCACGCATTTTCAAAGGCACTATAGAGGGAAGGGATTCTCggaacaacaaaagaaaggtGCTATAGGAAAATGAGGcattttgtagaaaataataatttcaacaTATTTCTAtggaaaaatattaaattattaacttTTTTGGATGGTCCctattgaattttattattttagtcGTTTTTTTGTCATCTCGACCCACATACGGGTTTAGAATGTTGacagaaaagaaatttagtacaagtgatagtttaaattataaagggatgaggatttctcacacacactatcaaaGTCTCTTAGGGTTTGAGCCTGAGACCACTAGTCTACAAGTTAAGACCATTTTCCACCGGGCTATACACGGTTGACAAAACATTAAGTGCAACTTGATTTCGATTTCTTGtacaataacaaaatatttttatttatttatgaatatCGAAGATCGAAGAGGGTTTATTTAAATTTCGGACATTGGAAAGAGAAATATCACTAATCTATAAGAGTTACAAGCTAACCGGTACAATAACAAGAGATTTTTACCACTCGAATTTATACAATAGTGTATGGAAATAAATAGATTTGATCATGtctgttttttattctttatatTGTGATTAAATCTAAAACTATGtcgttttttaattttcctaaacccaaaacccttgAGCTTTATAACCAAAACGATATCCTTGTGGACAATCACAACAACACAAGAAGCGCAGTACATAATCGTATTTCGAAATAAAGTGTATTGTTTTTCGTGGCAtaacatttttgttgatatcaTCAACCTCCCTCGTCTCTCCTTATTATTGCACTGTATTGGAATGTTCCAATCCAGTCGTCATGTTACGATCTCACCGAAAAATTAGTCCTCAATGTTGGCTTAAGAATCCGAAAACTGCAGATTAAGTCCTCATCTACACGCATCATGCACCAGCATTATCAAATTTACCACAGAAGTTGGGGGCTGAAAGATTGTTACAAGTTTCCAGTGGGCAAAGAATTCATAACCGTCCCCAACAACCTCCTGGGCACGACAGATGAGATCCAACTCGTGCTTCATTAAGAATTCGGTCACCTTATCAGGACCAAAGGTGTACGAGATTTCCATGTCTTCCCTCATCCCTCAACATCTCTACAAGGAGCTGACCAGAGCAAATCACAAAGCAAGCCAGAATCAGGAACATCAGTTGGACGAGGCAAGTTTCTGATCTGATACAAGTTTTCCAAATGGGGGGAGAGACCACCATGCACGCAAAATATCTTGTCGTGGACAAGAGCTGCCACCGGAAGGTAGTTAAACATGTCGATGAAGGCTTTCCAAAGTCTCACGTTAAATCGCGGCTTACACTTGTCATAAAAACCATAGATATGCGCAATTTACAGAACCACATTCTTGCTTTCCTCTGAGAAGAAAGATGTTCTCTGGATATTTGATCTCGTAGGCAAGCAAGAGGCACATTGTTTCTAAGCTCTGCCTTCCATAATCCACACAGCCACCTAAGAATAAGAAGTTGGCGCTAGGAGGAGAGCCCCGAAGTTCAAAAGTCCGCAATAATTTCGTAAATGGATTGatcttgttttcttattttagcGAACAAATTTGGTGAGTGTGGCATCTTCTGAGAAAAGTAGCCAAAACTCAAACACAATATCATCAAGAGAATATTAACACAGGGTGGGACATGACATAAAAACACATACATATGATATTGCAGAGCTACTGGCCCCAAGTGAAGTCGTGCTGCTAGTTTCTGGAAACGAAGAAGATAGCTCTTGCTGTTGTGGTTTCGTATCCACGCaaccagcagcagcagcagcttgTGGTTTGTCATCCACAGCCAAAGTGACGCGTTTCTTAATGTACCCCTTCACGTTTGTGCGAATCCCACcacccattctctctctctccccctcagTCGCTGTTCGGCaagaaaccaaaccaaatcatcGGGATTCGGAAGCAATTATATAAAAACCAAATACACTTAGGACGAAATTAACATAGCCATTCACTATGTTATATATAGATAGGTTTCGAAATGCTATTGAATTTCAGATTAAATCCAACCACAAAATCATGCTATTGAATTGCAGATTAAATCCACCACTCATGGTGTGTGTTAAGGTTATATTGCTAGCAATCGAAAACATACTACTAGATTCAGAACAAGTAATTGGATAAAATTTTGAGTGTGAAGGTTACACAATCATCATGAGAGATACTAACATCAATTGTGCATCCATCCACACCACACGTGTGGATTGATTTGGCCGTTGATGCATACATCATGCATCATTCTAAgccataaatacatacgtacaAATATTTTTCCATTAATTCAATGTTTCCAcatgaagaaaataaacaaagtaTTCATCAATTAGGGACTTTAAATCAAAGATGAGAAGATATATAATAGCATAGCATAGCCCAAATtctgaaagtgaaaaatatatgcacagatatataaatttaaataactCGGAAACGATGTTATATAAGTAACTGGAGTTAAATTGAAGCTGatgaatgaaaagaaaactcaGAAACGACAGATTCAGAAGTTTACCAATTAGCGAGGTTTTGGGCGGACATGAGAGCTCTTGGTTCTGGTTAGCGGAGGAGCTGATCAAAGAGCTAGCCATTGACCAAACCAACCAAGAGCTTTTGGGCTCTGTTAACTTAATTTTAACTtaattttatgatattttgaatgttttaccattatctgtcttttgctttatatatatagaagtaGATAATGAAGcttgcacacacacacaaggggACTCCAACCCCTTCAATTCACTTCCTCCTGCTGAAACTTATTCAACGTGTTGCGGATGAGTTTGTGATCATGAGCTACAACGTGCAACATTTATAACGTCTTTAAACTTTCTGCAAGTTAATTTTAATGTTACTCATAATTTCtgtggtttttatttaatttttaccgacattgatatttccatcgatATATCCATATTTTTGGACAACCGATATTTCCAAAACTCTTGACATTTTAGACCTTGACCAAACCAACCAAGACTTTGACCATTTGCACCAGATTCAGAAGAAGTTATTTCCCTGCATGAATAGTAGTTGAAAGAACTTCTTATCACGAAcaaattttgagagagagagatgatgtCAAACTCAAATGGTTGgaggcccaaaaaatttcaaacaagcCCAGGATTATAACTTcaatctttttcctttttctgtttctctTGTAATTTCAGTGGtttatgagaaaaaaaaaaaaaaaaacagattaaCTTTAAAAACTGAGTAAAAGAAATATAACAATCCAAGAGGCTTTCCCTTTTCAGGACACCACAGAGCAGAGACTAGATTATCTTATTTGCATCTGCAAGATTTGGTAATTCATGTGACTTGATTCAGAGGCATCTGTCTGTCGCCCTTTACTAGAATATTGGCATCTACATACATACATCAACTGCTTCTAATTCACACAACTTCTCCTAAACGTTACAATACTTGGAAACATCTCAAGCTGAGAATAAAGCCTGTCCTAGAAATTGTATGGCTCCTAATTAGAAAAATAGAGTTCCTAGCTAGGGTACCAAGACAGCTGTCAATAATATACCCCCAACCCTAGCAGATCTCTAGGCCTCAGATTAATGCTCAGCTAAAATCATTAGATAGGTAAAAAAAGCATGGACGGCTTACAATACAAAGGGTCCCTTTTATCTTGAAATTAGTGTTTGATATACAATATACTTGTACTTATAGATAGGAATATTGGAGGACAGTTTCCCATGCAAAAACCGACTTGCAGGAGAAACACTTGTATGAAACGAGAATAACACTATTTTATTATCCCTGATTAATATAATGTTATGACACGagtgataattttttcatgtGACATAATATTATTGGTTGAAGATAATGAACTAGTGTTATTCCAGTTGCAATCGAGTTTTTGCAACTGCATTTTAAGGTGTAAAGTGGgttgactatatatataagatcGTCATGCATCAAAGGTTGAAACAAAGTTGTTTTCTCAAACTAATGGAAGTACCCTTCTTACATACAAATGATAGACAAAGAGAAGCTTTTATGAATGGATTCCTTGTGTTGTGTATGTaagaagattttttttcttcttttttttctttttatttttttattttgttgagaGAATATTATTGCCATGTGAAAACTTAATGGAAAGAAATGCtagtatataaataataaagtatCTTATTCCAATCCAAAGGAGGCAAAGAGAATTATTAtattggcaaaaaaaaaaaaaagggaaaagaaaagggagaaTAAAAACCTGTTAATTTTAGTGGACCACCATCCTTATGCAAGACTTTTGGGCCTGTCTGGCTACCTATTTTAAAGGTCTTGTTTGGCTGTCTTTACGGAGGCGAAGAGATTGGTTATTGGATAAAGCCTCGCACTTTGAACACATCCAAACACACCGTCAAGTTCCTAAATCCAGTTGAcgaccaacaacaaaaagtggAGGCCCATGGTAATTACGTAAATAAAGCGAATATTCTGAGTCATTTTTAATCGTAAACCCGGGAAAATGCAAATTCGctccaaaattcaaaaccagaaagaaagaagaaaagagaaaagaaaagcgaacgaaaagagagagagagagagagagagagagagagaggagaacattcctccatctccatctccaaCTCAAATCCAATCTATGACGATGCGTACACACACAGCAcgaccctttttttttctctttgtggATTCACTGAGCTGTCCTCCACCGTTACTTTTATGGTCCTCCGCCTCACCAGATTCCATCCCTCCCTGCCTGTGccgcatatatgtatatatgtttatgccgcatatatttatttatttttgaggtttttttttttgttgggttgaGTTTTGATCAGTACTTTTTTGGGTgttgagaaatgaaatgaatttcattGCTTTGGAAGCGAAGAATCTCAGTCTTTCTCTacgtctctctctctacattCTAAAAtcactttctttctctctcagagattctcttgctttctttctttcttttccctaGGCCTTTTAATTTTAACGATGCCCAGTGCCTTGTTCTTCTCCCCCTTTTCTTTCGAGCCGTTCGTCACGTaataactctctctctctctctctctctctctctctgtgaccGTCCTTTTCGAGGTTCTGGGTGATTCCGGCGAAGCCCTCTCTATACGTAGGAGCTTCATTTCCATATCACATGGCTCCCACAGGTGTCAACCAGCTCTCTCACCCTTGTATTTATGGTATAACATACCTGTCTATATATTCATCTCCTCTCTCAATCAAATTAATTCAAGTTTTTCAAACtccgttttttcttttgggctctgtttttttactttctttttaaaagcaagaagaaagaacGGAAAAGTGGAATTAGTTGGGAGatgttgttgaaatttttgtggTAAGCAGGGGAGTTTGTTTCTTCGTACGCAGAGAGGAAGTCAAGCTTTATGAAATGGCTCAGTAAACTTTTCAAAAGCGGGCCCAGTCGCGGAAACGCCGCCGGTAGTAATCGTCATCCGCAGCTAATTGGCGACGAAAGCATGATTTGGCGGGCACCACCTCGATCCttggtttgaactttgaacaCCAACCCTCTTCCCTTTTTAGTATTCTTTGACTTCTTGCTGCTGTTGTTAGGAGGTTACaaaattttgttcaattttggcTGCACCTTATGTCTTTACTTTTCAGTATAGATTCTAAGATTggtattgtatatatattcttttgaGATTGCAGAAAATGGTGTTTGGTAGAATTTTCTCAGCATTAGACTTGATGCCCTGTTAGGCTCTGTTGTGTCCTGTGTTATGCTTTGGGTGTAAAACATAGGGTGTGTACATTtctaaaattagtttcttttttgtgatCAGGATGACCGCTCTAGAGCGCAGAAGGAGAAAGAGGAATTAGACCATGCAATTGCACTGTCTCTGGGTGAAGATTTGAAGAGACGAAGTGGTAGGTTTCTATTGTTCAAGATTTAACTATGAATTCTACtgtctgtgtgtgtgtctatTTGACAATGTCATAACTGAGGGTTCaacttttgatttttaatttccaGGATATAGATGGCAGGCAGAGAAAGATGAAGAGCTTGCTAGGTCACTTCAGGACAGTTCGAATCCGCCTTTATATCCTCCGTACGCCCCAGCTCCTGCATCGTATTATCCCTATGGACAAACACAAAGGTAACATTTTTCAGTTGTACTAGTAATTTTGTGCAGCACAGGGTCCACAGTTTTATCAATTAAATATCAGTGTTAATAGAGCTTGAAGGTTGTTGCAGCcgtttataaaaattcaaatgagtTTGTGGCCAACCTGAGTCTAAGAGAAGGGGGGAAAATCAACTTCAAGTCTAATTTCACAACTTCCTAATCTTGAATGTTACTGAAGCTTTCCTGTTTATGCCTGAAATTTGCAGAATATGCGGCGGTTGTAAACAGGATATACGCTTTGGCAACTATCTGGGATGCATGGGAACTTATTTTCATCCCCAATGCTTCTGTTGTCGTTCTTGTGGTCGCCCGATAGTTGAGAATGAGGTAGCTTGTCTTCCTTGGATTCATATCACTGTATCGAtctcttttctttgcttttatcCAGTTCTTACCGGTGTTTTTCTCTTGATCCAAGTTTTCTTTGTCAGGGAGGGATCCATATCACAAGTCATGTTTTAAAGAGCTGGCCCATCCCAAGTGTGAAGTTTGTCATCAATTTGTAAGATGCTGGGTTATTATAGTTCATCTAAACTTGGTCTTGGTCATTACtatagttatttattttgacaTTACTTATTCTTGATTTCgaaaattttcagattccAACAAATCGAGCTGGTTTGGTCGAGTATAGATGCCATCCGTTTTGGTCACAAAAATACTGTCCATCACATGAACATGATAACACAGCTCGTTGCTGTAGTTGTGAACGTTTAGAGGTACTAATCTAAGCCAGTGCGATAATTtttcatacaaaaattgtAGTGCCCTCCGCAaaatattattgaaatttgaaaatgaaacacTATGAGCACTAAATCAAATCATTCTGTTGTATTCTTCTCCTCTAAGTCTTGGGATGCAAGATATGTGTCGTTGGGAGACGGACGGAGTTTATGCTTTGAGTGTATGGAATCTGCAATCATGGATACCGGTGACTGTCAGCCCCTGTATCATGCCATCAGAGATTATTACGAAGGAATGAACATGAGATTGGATCAGCAAATTCCCATGCTTCTGGTTGAAAGACAAGCACTTAATGAAGCTATTGTAGGAGAGAAGAGTGTAATATTTGATAACCAAAACTGGTTAattatttgagttttttgcTCTGTTGAATTCCTCTAATTCAAAACTGGTTCTTTGCAGGGCCTTCATCACATGCCCGAGACCAGGGGTTTATGCCTTTCTGAAGAGCAGACCGTCACCAGTGTAAGATATCAgacaatttttataatttctttttccataTTCATTAAAATTGTAATAATTCATGAGCAGAGCTtaccaaagtttttttttaaatatatatttgtttccCTTGATTTCTCTATTTCTTATTAATCAGATACTCAAAAGGCCAACATTTGGGAGGCATCAACTGGTCGGAATAAAAACCCAACCTCAGAAATTGACTCGAAAATGCGAAGTTACTGCCATTCTTGTTCTCTATGGTCTCCCAAGGTAATTCAATTTTAAGACCATATTCTATAATATACAGAGCATGAAAGCAAAATGCTAACCATAATCTTCTCTCTTTGAAACCGAATGCAGATTACTAACAGGTGCTATTCTTGCGCATGAGTTGATGCATGGCTGGTTACGCCTCAAAGGTAGCATGTATTTCTGAAGCTCTCCCAACATGAACCTCCTCcctctattttttttgggattcatttttcttcttcaactgGACTGTGCAGGCTACCGGAATCTTAATCCGGAGGTAGAGGAGGGCATCTGCCAGGTGCTTTCATACATGTGGCTTGAATCAGAAGTAATGCCAGGATTTAAAAACATGCCATCTTCATCTACATCCACATCAGCagcttcctcttcctcttcatcatcGTCATCGAAAAAAGGAGGAAAGTCCAAAGTTGAACATAAACTGGGTGAATTTTTCATGTACCAAATTGCCAACGATTCTTCCCCTGCATATGGAGGAGGGTTTAGATCAGCTAATGCAGCTGTCAACAAGTATGGTTTACGTCGTACCTTGGACCACATTCGTCTCACCGGAAACTTCCCATTGTAATAAGGGAAAAATAATGTTCCCTGTTTCTGTCTCTTTGCTGTACACGGCCACTGAAGATATTATTTGTCCAATCCCAAAGGATTGAGCTCATCACAGAAGCCATGTGAGGATACAAGTCCCATGTCACTCTTCCAATCAATAATGTTGCTAATAAAatgcatttctttctttctttgacaTAAGTGATTCTTATGTTTTCATTATTTGTATGGCGGTCAATTACGTGCTTCGCAGATGTTAATGAAGTCGTGAGTTCATCGGTTCTGGAATTTTTTCTAAGAGAAGTTTGGTATCTCCTTTTCGGTTGCAAaagttttgtatttttcattatGTAAAACATATCTTTGTATGAGAGCAGGCTTGGGATCACGTGAAAGATTCCCAAATGTGTAGAACAATTCTTGCGAAAGAGAAGCATGACACTTCAAGCcacattaaaaaagaaaaataaaaccccGGAAAAATATAGGGGAGACAAAATAAGCtttacttcattttctttttgaattcGAAAAAGCAACACATCATAGTTGCAATTTTACATACACGGTATTATCATGGATCAAATACAGTTGCAAGAAATGGGCCTAAGATTTCTCAGATAAGAAAAGATTGAATATGTTTGAGAATTGTAAGAGAGTCGCGTAGCATTCAATTCTAAGTGTAATATAGGATCGTCAATCTATACATGGAAAAATGTAATTCCCACGGCAGCACCGCAAAACTAACTACCATGAGATTTGTCATGGCAGCTTCTTTCACTCACACCCTCCTTTCCTTTGGCATCACTTCTGTAAGATGGGCATCGACTATAAACCAGCACTAACATCTGCTAACAGCATCTTCAATGTCTCGTACGTCATAAAACAAATACCTACACCAGGTACCACCTTGTAGTACTCTGGTAGGATTCCTCTATACAGGCCACGTAAGCCTTCCGTCCTGAATATTTGCTTAAACGTACCAAAAAGGCCTGTTGTGTAGACACGGGCTCGGCCACCGGCCCCTTCCAACTGCTTCCTTCGTCTCACAAGATCCAATGGAAATGTTGCTGCATAATGTAGTGAGAATCAAATGATAAGAGACAGCACCATTCTTGAATAACATCATACTCTAATACGATTTGAAGACTAGATCTTACAAGGTCATGAAACTTCTTAGGTCTCGAACAGTTAACCAATCAATTATAACAACGCAAAGACAGTGTAATATGACAAGTCAAGACGAGAAAAAAGACTCACAAAAGCGGAcaaaaaccaagaaaataatACTGAAACAGATGatcagacaaaaaaaatactctTATCAAGTTTGTCTAAGATGTGTCGCATTTAACTCAAACAAAGCGTATTCTTGCTACAGAACAAAAGCCAGTGCGACAGAATGCCCATGTAAAAAGTTGTACCATGAAAATGAACTCCCATGATTGCTCTCATTTAGCAATATCATTGCAAGCTATAGTATCCATAAACAAGTCACGCAGAGAAAAAACTGTACCCAAGGGCAGCTTCCAGTAAAACGCCAGTACCAAGGTTGTTCAAtgtaatgaaatataaattctAACCAAACAATTTCTTCTAATGCCCCAGTGACATCAATGGAATGATGTTACACTCAGAATGAGCTTGAATAGTGACACATTTACTCTAACTATGCAGCTTGACAATCCAGTGCTAAGTATGATAAATCAGAAGTCATATGTTTGAATGAATTTCAGTTTGTTGGGCTTGATAATTGGGTGTTTAAATGTTTTCATTCAGTCagcaatttatttaaaagCCAAAACTTGCACTATTATGACATAATGAAGGAAAGATAGACTAGAGGGCCTTAAATAAAGTATATTTAGATATTAAGATCCAAGTGAAGGCAACACTAGCCCAAGGCCATCCCTGCAGACAGCAGGGGCTTGAAGGATTACAGTACCAATGAAGCCATTGCAAAAGGAAGCCTAAGTGAGAAGCATACCTCAAAGAGGACACCTCTCACATTTGGTAACTGAGAACATAGGTTCACCTGATAGCAGTGCCACCCTATAATAGAACCGACTGCAAAGCTTTGGAAGACAAGCCACCGAAGAAATGTTGGAAAGATGATGTAAATCAAAACAAGatctttatattaaaataattaagttAGCTGAATGATGGAGGAGAGGAAATTTCTTGTCAGCTTCCTTACTAAAATTCTCAAATACCAGATAAAAAAATGACTCCAGTCTGGTTTCTGGCTCTAGGGGTCAGTCTGGTTAGAGACTTGGTGCAGAGCCTGCACCACATCCTGTTTTCTCTGCATCAAAAGCATAGTAAACAGCTATGTGCATTAAGTTTTAAGTAATATTGACATTTCTAATTAAGAAAACTAAATTAACTAAACCAGATTGTTAACTGTAACAGCACAGTTCTAATTAGATTTGAATGCAAAAGTTCAGATCAGGGGTGTTTCACCAAGGTAAACTTAATAAATTATATCTAAAAGATTACATTGCCTAAATAGTAAACAGTGAAAGAAAATGTACGTAAAACTACAGGGGCAAAGAAGCATTATAATCAAGCATCAAGGTTGACACTGACATTATAAACCATGACTTCCATCATGAACAACAATCACCAGTATATGACacgaaattcaaaataaatgagTGTACGATCACTCACCTGTTGATGACGCAATTCCTGAAAGGCTCCCACAAGCAAGACTAACCAACACAGTAGAATCATTGGGCCTGATGTAAAGATAATGAAAATAACATTATAATGTTAGGCCAAAACACAGGATCCATGCAAAGGTAATTGTAAGACATTAAGACCCCAGAATTGCTGAATCAATTGATAAAGCAACCACCTATGTGACTGCCAAGAAGCTCTCAAGGTCTCATACACGGAAAAACTGATAGCTATACTTGGCCCGACACCCTGCATTATGGACAGAGCAGTAGTTAGATACGCACAGGAAAACGGAATTCTAACcataattaaagttacaaaaaTATTGAGCATACCAAGAGGGTTGCTCCAAGTCCCTTATAGAGGCCAAAAAGACCCTCATCTCGACTAATAGTTCGCAAAG
The Prunus dulcis chromosome 2, ALMONDv2, whole genome shotgun sequence DNA segment above includes these coding regions:
- the LOC117619812 gene encoding protein DA1-related 2 isoform X2; translated protein: MAPTGVNQLSHPCIYGEFVSSYAERKSSFMKWLSKLFKSGPSRGNAAGSNRHPQLIGDESMIWRAPPRSLDDRSRAQKEKEELDHAIALSLGEDLKRRSGYRWQAEKDEELARSLQDSSNPPLYPPYAPAPASYYPYGQTQRICGGCKQDIRFGNYLGCMGTYFHPQCFCCRSCGRPIVENEFSLSGRDPYHKSCFKELAHPKCEVCHQFIPTNRAGLVEYRCHPFWSQKYCPSHEHDNTARCCSCERLESWDARYVSLGDGRSLCFECMESAIMDTGDCQPLYHAIRDYYEGMNMRLDQQIPMLLVERQALNEAIVGEKSGLHHMPETRGLCLSEEQTVTSILKRPTFGRHQLVGIKTQPQKLTRKCEVTAILVLYGLPRLLTGAILAHELMHGWLRLKGYRNLNPEVEEGICQVLSYMWLESEVMPGFKNMPSSSTSTSAASSSSSSSSSKKGGKSKVEHKLGEFFMYQIANDSSPAYGGGFRSANAAVNKYGLRRTLDHIRLTGNFPL
- the LOC117619812 gene encoding protein DA1-related 2 isoform X3 — protein: MAPTGVNQLSHPCIYERKSSFMKWLSKLFKSGPSRGNAAGSNRHPQLIGDESMIWRAPPRSLDDRSRAQKEKEELDHAIALSLGEDLKRRSGYRWQAEKDEELARSLQDSSNPPLYPPYAPAPASYYPYGQTQRICGGCKQDIRFGNYLGCMGTYFHPQCFCCRSCGRPIVENEFSLSGRDPYHKSCFKELAHPKCEVCHQFIPTNRAGLVEYRCHPFWSQKYCPSHEHDNTARCCSCERLESWDARYVSLGDGRSLCFECMESAIMDTGDCQPLYHAIRDYYEGMNMRLDQQIPMLLVERQALNEAIVGEKSGLHHMPETRGLCLSEEQTVTSILKRPTFGRHQLVGIKTQPQKLTRKCEVTAILVLYGLPRLLTGAILAHELMHGWLRLKGYRNLNPEVEEGICQVLSYMWLESEVMPGFKNMPSSSTSTSAASSSSSSSSSKKGGKSKVEHKLGEFFMYQIANDSSPAYGGGFRSANAAVNKYGLRRTLDHIRLTGNFPL
- the LOC117619812 gene encoding protein DA1-related 2 isoform X5, coding for MAPTERKSSFMKWLSKLFKSGPSRGNAAGSNRHPQLIGDESMIWRAPPRSLDDRSRAQKEKEELDHAIALSLGEDLKRRSGYRWQAEKDEELARSLQDSSNPPLYPPYAPAPASYYPYGQTQRICGGCKQDIRFGNYLGCMGTYFHPQCFCCRSCGRPIVENEFSLSGRDPYHKSCFKELAHPKCEVCHQFIPTNRAGLVEYRCHPFWSQKYCPSHEHDNTARCCSCERLESWDARYVSLGDGRSLCFECMESAIMDTGDCQPLYHAIRDYYEGMNMRLDQQIPMLLVERQALNEAIVGEKSGLHHMPETRGLCLSEEQTVTSILKRPTFGRHQLVGIKTQPQKLTRKCEVTAILVLYGLPRLLTGAILAHELMHGWLRLKGYRNLNPEVEEGICQVLSYMWLESEVMPGFKNMPSSSTSTSAASSSSSSSSSKKGGKSKVEHKLGEFFMYQIANDSSPAYGGGFRSANAAVNKYGLRRTLDHIRLTGNFPL
- the LOC117619812 gene encoding protein DA1-related 2 isoform X4: MAPTGEFVSSYAERKSSFMKWLSKLFKSGPSRGNAAGSNRHPQLIGDESMIWRAPPRSLDDRSRAQKEKEELDHAIALSLGEDLKRRSGYRWQAEKDEELARSLQDSSNPPLYPPYAPAPASYYPYGQTQRICGGCKQDIRFGNYLGCMGTYFHPQCFCCRSCGRPIVENEFSLSGRDPYHKSCFKELAHPKCEVCHQFIPTNRAGLVEYRCHPFWSQKYCPSHEHDNTARCCSCERLESWDARYVSLGDGRSLCFECMESAIMDTGDCQPLYHAIRDYYEGMNMRLDQQIPMLLVERQALNEAIVGEKSGLHHMPETRGLCLSEEQTVTSILKRPTFGRHQLVGIKTQPQKLTRKCEVTAILVLYGLPRLLTGAILAHELMHGWLRLKGYRNLNPEVEEGICQVLSYMWLESEVMPGFKNMPSSSTSTSAASSSSSSSSSKKGGKSKVEHKLGEFFMYQIANDSSPAYGGGFRSANAAVNKYGLRRTLDHIRLTGNFPL
- the LOC117619812 gene encoding protein DA1-related 2 isoform X1, yielding MAPTGVNQLSHPCIYAGEFVSSYAERKSSFMKWLSKLFKSGPSRGNAAGSNRHPQLIGDESMIWRAPPRSLDDRSRAQKEKEELDHAIALSLGEDLKRRSGYRWQAEKDEELARSLQDSSNPPLYPPYAPAPASYYPYGQTQRICGGCKQDIRFGNYLGCMGTYFHPQCFCCRSCGRPIVENEFSLSGRDPYHKSCFKELAHPKCEVCHQFIPTNRAGLVEYRCHPFWSQKYCPSHEHDNTARCCSCERLESWDARYVSLGDGRSLCFECMESAIMDTGDCQPLYHAIRDYYEGMNMRLDQQIPMLLVERQALNEAIVGEKSGLHHMPETRGLCLSEEQTVTSILKRPTFGRHQLVGIKTQPQKLTRKCEVTAILVLYGLPRLLTGAILAHELMHGWLRLKGYRNLNPEVEEGICQVLSYMWLESEVMPGFKNMPSSSTSTSAASSSSSSSSSKKGGKSKVEHKLGEFFMYQIANDSSPAYGGGFRSANAAVNKYGLRRTLDHIRLTGNFPL